The DNA window GGGCACCACCAACTGGGCCCACATCTTCGCCAAGGTGGGCGCCGACCCCGAGGAGGCCAACCGGCGCTTCCTGGCCCAGAAGGACGCGCAGAAGCAGCCCCCGCCGACCCCGGCGGCGCCGGCCGACCTGGGCGCCCCCGCGCACACCAGCGTGCGCCGTCAGCTCTCCACGGTCACCCGCCGCCAGGTCCGGCTGGTGGTCGCCGACCGCGCCTACTTCCTGTTCCTGGCGCTGCTGCCGTTCGTCATGGGCGGGCTGTCGCTGACGGTGCCGGGCGACACCGGGTTCGGCGTGGCCCCGCCGACCAGCGACACCCCTGACGAGTCGGCGCAGATCCTCACGCTGCTGTCGATCGCGGCCGTCTTCATGGGCACCGCGCTGACCATCCGCGACCTGATCGGCGAGCGCCCCATCTTCCGGCGGGAACAGGCGGTCGGCCTGTCGACGGGGGCCTACCTGGGCGCCAAGATGGTCGTGTTCTGCGTCTTCGCGGTCGTGCAGGCGGCGATCGCGACGGGCATCGTCATCGCCGGCAAGGGGGCGCCTACCCAGGGGGCGGTGTTGCTCGGGGATCCGAGCCTCGAGCTGTTCGTGACCGTCGCCGCGACGTGCGTGGCCTCGGCGATCCTCGGGCTGGTGCTGTCGTCGCTGGTGCGCTCCAACGAGCAGATCATGCCGCTGCTGGTGGTCTCGCTGATGCTGCAGCTCGTGCTGGCCGGTGGCCTGATCCCGGTCACCGGCCGGATCGTGCTGGACCAGGTGTCGTGGGCGGTGCCCGCACGGTGGGGCTACGCGGCCTCGGCGTCGACGGTGAACGTGGACGCGCTGGTGCCCGGGACGCTGGTGCCCCACGACAGCCACTGGCGCCACACCCCGGGCGCCTGGCTGTTCGACATGGCGATGCTGGGCGCGCTGACGGTGGCCTACGCGGCGATCGTGCGGTGGCGCATCCGGCTCAGGCACTAGGTCGACGCGGCGTCCAGCCGCAGCCCGTGCGCCAGCGCGAAGGCCAGGGCCTGGTCGACGTCGACGCGGGCGCCCGCCAGGGCGGCGGTCCGCCACAGCGCGGGCTCCACCACGGCGCCGCGCAGGTCGGCGTCGTCGAACCTGGCGCCGGTGGTCCGCGCGCCGGTGAGGTCGGCGCCGCGCAGCACCGCCTTGCGCAGGTCGGTTTCGACCAGGCTGGTCTCGCGCAGCCGGCAGCCGCTCAGGTCGAGGCCGCGCAAGTCGTTACCGCCGAGCACCGCGAGGGTGAAGTCCACCTCGTCGAACGTGACCGGGCGCAGCCGGCACTGCTCGAAGACCGAGCCCAGCATGCTGCACTGCGCGAACGTCGCGCGCCACAGCACGGTCCGCCGAAAGGTGCAGTTGCGGAACGCCGACCCGCGGTGCTCCGACTCGCCCAGGTTGGCGCCGCTGAAGTCGCAGTCGGTGAACACGACCCGTTCGGTGCGCAGCCGGCCGAGGTCCTCGTCGCGGAAGTCCCGGCCCTCGAAGTGGCGGTCGGCGCAGGGCTGCGGGGCGCTCAGCTCGCGGCCAGGCTTTCCAGCGCGTACTCGCTGACGGCGATCAGCGCGTCGGTGGCCGAGCGGCGGTCGCGGGCGTCGACGGTGATCACCGGGATGTGTGGGGGCAGGGCCAGCGCCTCGCGCACCTCGCCGGCGGGGTAGCGGGGTGCGCCCTCGAACTCGTTGACCGCGACCAAAAACGGCAGCTTGCGGTGCTCGAAGAAGTCGACTGCGGCGAAGCTGTCCTGCAGGCGCCGCACGTCGACGAGCACGATCGCCCCGATCGCGCCGCGCACCAGGTCGTCCCACATGAACCAGAACCGCCGCTGCCCCGGGGTGCCGAACAGGTAGAGCACCAGGTCCTCATCGAGGGTGATGCGGCCGAAGTCCATCGCGACGGTGGTGGTCCGCTTGTCCGGGGTGGCCTCGAGCGCGTCCACGCCGGCCGAGGCGTCGGTGAGCATCGCCTCGGTGCGCAGCGGCATGATCTCGGACACCGCGCCGACGAACGTCGTCTTCCCGGCGCCGAACCCGCCCGCGACGACGATCTTCGTCGAGGCGTGCGCTCCCCCGTCCGGCCGGGCATCAGAGTGCTCGTAAGCCACGCAGAGTCCTTCCTATGAGCTCGTGGCGCTCATCGCGGGTCGAAAGTGCTGTCAACGTCCTGTGCACCTGAAGGTAGCCGGACAGAACCAGATCGCCGACCAGGACGCGCGCGACGCCGACCGGCAGATCGAGCCGGGCCGCGATTTCGGCGACCGACGGGCTGCTGACACACAACTGGATGATCGTGCCTTTCGGATCCTTGGGTGGCCACTGGTGGGCAAGGCCGGCCTGCAGCGTCTGGATCGGCGCTTCCAGGGGGAGGTCGACGTCGGTGTCGGTGCGCCCGGCCGTCAACGTGTACGGCCGGACCAGGCTCGCCTTACGCGGGGACGGCCAGGGCTCGGGTTCCATCGCGGATCACGACACGCCGGACCGGCGGGTGGACTGCACGACGCTGCCGACGCGCTCGACCAGGATGGCCATCTCGTAGCCGATCTGGCCGATGTCGCAGGACGTCGCGGCCAGCGTGGCCAGATGCGAGCCGTCGCCGACCCGCATCAGCAGCAGATAGCCGTTCTGCATCTCGACCACCGACTGCAGCACCTGCCCACCCTCGAACAGCTGCGCGGCCCCGGTCGCGAGGCTGGCCAGCCCCGAGGCCACCGCCGCTAACTGGTCGGCGCGCTCCCGCGGCAGGTGTTCGCTGGCGGCGATGGGCAGCCCGTCGACGGACACCAGCAGCGCATGCGCCACCCCGGGGACCTCGCGGGCGAACTTCGTCACCAGCCAGTCCAGCGAACTACCCCCCGAGGTCATGGTTGATCCGTTCC is part of the Mycobacterium sp. HUMS_12744610 genome and encodes:
- a CDS encoding pentapeptide repeat-containing protein, which codes for MSAPQPCADRHFEGRDFRDEDLGRLRTERVVFTDCDFSGANLGESEHRGSAFRNCTFRRTVLWRATFAQCSMLGSVFEQCRLRPVTFDEVDFTLAVLGGNDLRGLDLSGCRLRETSLVETDLRKAVLRGADLTGARTTGARFDDADLRGAVVEPALWRTAALAGARVDVDQALAFALAHGLRLDAAST
- a CDS encoding GTP-binding protein codes for the protein MAYEHSDARPDGGAHASTKIVVAGGFGAGKTTFVGAVSEIMPLRTEAMLTDASAGVDALEATPDKRTTTVAMDFGRITLDEDLVLYLFGTPGQRRFWFMWDDLVRGAIGAIVLVDVRRLQDSFAAVDFFEHRKLPFLVAVNEFEGAPRYPAGEVREALALPPHIPVITVDARDRRSATDALIAVSEYALESLAAS
- a CDS encoding DUF742 domain-containing protein, with translation MEPEPWPSPRKASLVRPYTLTAGRTDTDVDLPLEAPIQTLQAGLAHQWPPKDPKGTIIQLCVSSPSVAEIAARLDLPVGVARVLVGDLVLSGYLQVHRTLTALSTRDERHELIGRTLRGLRAL
- a CDS encoding serine protease inhibitor; protein product: MTSGGSSLDWLVTKFAREVPGVAHALLVSVDGLPIAASEHLPRERADQLAAVASGLASLATGAAQLFEGGQVLQSVVEMQNGYLLLMRVGDGSHLATLAATSCDIGQIGYEMAILVERVGSVVQSTRRSGVS